From the Acipenser ruthenus chromosome 5, fAciRut3.2 maternal haplotype, whole genome shotgun sequence genome, the window AGAATATGTCACTCTGTCACAATTGTGATAGatgaacattttgtttccttcagtgcaagTTTCATGTAGCCAAATACAATTCACCTAATGGTGTATGGGGTCCATTGTAACACATGTCATGTTACAACTGGCCCCGACCCAGGGAGccattactaaacctcatgttccaGCAAGAAACAACATAACTAAGAGCAATCAATTGTGTCAATTATAAGTACAGAGAACAGGGATGAGAATGCTAAAAGCCTGGATCCATAAACTGGATAACACAGATATATACCACAAAAAGAAAATTGGGGGAAAAATTTACTCTACTAGGTCAAAAATGGATTTTTGTAGATCAAATCTCAGGGCTTTGGCACAGACAGTTCCAGACAGTGAAGGTGAGTGATGGCACTCTCtcttgcttctgattggagacATTCAAGGTGTTATAACCGTCCTGTGTTACAGCTGTCCCGGGTCTCCcctaacgtgataaacattttacagtgcagactattttggattacaaatgtatttataataacttaGAAAGCGAATACGTGTGTTTCTGAAGAGATCCACAAATAGCCTACTGTCTTTTGACTCTGTGCATCCAACGACTTGTAATTAAAAGTTGTAAGAATTATTGTTTGGTATTATGTCCTAAACCAGCAGCTTGTTAGTTCCAAACTCGTGTGACATACATATTAAATATACGGGAAAAAATGTGTTAATCATTACAACCTGACGTTAAGAGAGACTGGAGGCAGCAGCACTTTCATCGTGGCAATGACCTGAGCTCCAAGTAACTTCTGTTATTGGGAAAGAAGACCCTGGTCCATTAGTTAATAATACCTTGTCACCTTCAATAACCGTTATAAATAGACATTGAGATACCGGACGCTAAGACAccaccaccacaaaaaaaaaaaaaaaacatgtatttttgatacgAGCAGTTCACACTCCCTGCTCTGCGATGGGCGACTATGAAGCGGCACTGAAGCGATGAGATTTTGGGGCGGAAGCTAGGGAAGACTTTTTACGTAGTAGATAAAAATGAGATAGGAAGCCCTACGTAGGAGTTAGTAAGTCCTGGCAAATAGAGTCTCCTGGCAGTATTTGGCACATTAGGTGCTAAATACTGTCCCTGCCAAATAGTGTCTCATAGCCTTATTTGTCACTGCAGcaggttttttttataataaagtaataatttaCTTTTCTATGGAGACTTTATTTGGCAGTGACGGTATTTGGCATTTTAGGTTGAAAATACTATCTCCAGTACAATTGAGTCCCATTGCAAATTAAATTACAACTAAAGTAATAACGTGCAATATATTGTAGAACCGTATTCATTGGatatttaaatagttttacaTTCTTTGCTTTGGAAGATCGGCGCAGAATAATGTCACTATTTACCTTCTATGTGTGTAATCATGTGCTGAGGATGCAAAAACAGTTGccactgacacttttttttttttagaaatacatatttattaaaaaaaaaaaaaaaaaaaaacattttagcagACAAGATTCAAAGATTCCACAAAACAGAAACTAGGCATGCGCAAATTAATCTGCATGCGCACTGACTACAAATGAGACTTTTCTTCCGATGACACCACTTGGCATAACACCTGCCCTACTGCAGCGCGCGCAGCTGCCCCATCAAGCTGCATTGTGATTAGCTTCAGTGCAAATCTTGAAGAATGCCATGCCCTTTGCTTCGTAAACTACATTCTGtttgctgcagtaattcagaagACGAGATGATTTTTCCACAAATAACTTATCAGTTATTAACAAATTAGTCTTAGTATTTCACTATTGTtagcattaaaatacaaaaacgttGAGATCCATCGAAGGCaattaacacaattttttttttagcttcagaTATTATGCAGTTCATCATCGCATTGAGGAATTTGCTGTGGTATTAGCATATTTAAAGGGTGTGTCTCTAAGGATGTATCAGTGTTACCGGAATTTCACTTCAGCCGTCACAGAAATGTGCTTTTCTTTATGTCTTTAAACCACAGTAGTGTAACATTAAGCCGTGCATTCAAAAGCAGTTAAACGGGGTTTCGATTGGAACATTCCTAACAATGATATTATCTTTTGAATACGGCaaattgatatttatttatttaattcattcattttagtGAGGACGCGACAACTCACCAACATGCTTGTGTAATTGGTACAACATGTacactgtttacattttattttcatttatattttccaATTAAATCGTAGTTTATCTCAGTACATCTAAATGCACCATTTTCAAACTTGTATCCATGACCCACGATCCGTTTCACTGATCAGCCCACGTTTCAGACTGTGCTCCTCATCAGTGATCCGACTCACAGTGCACTCTTTACGCAAGGTGGTTCTGAGATTCTTTCATTACAGAGcatcacattttatatttattgatGAATTAGTATTAAGAAACACTGCTGCTAGTTTCATGAAACTGTCCTTTGTCACACGTAAAACTATTGATTAGCTTTAGATATGATAGGTCCATGTGCGCTTGATTGGAGATAATTTCAGTCTGGTACTTTAGCATGGCATAATTCTGTAAACACAGCGGGGATCTTAAACTCAACCACCACAGAGGAAATcaagaataataatgatttaaaaacGAATCAAAATACCTTCTGAAAAAGTAAATTGTGTTCATCTTCCTGGCTGAGGACTTAAAGgcacattttaaaatctgtatttgtGTGGTTTTTATCTTGTTATAATGGCATGTCATCTGTATATAGTTACCGTATTGCTTTGGAAACAGTagtacaaaatgaaattgtttATTGGTCATTTAAATTGGAATAGTTTCGTCCGGTTACTGTGATAACAAACGAACACATGACCTTTACTATGAACGTTATCTTAAACAGCGGTCCAGATAAGATGCGTATACCTGCCGTTTTTACGCAGCAAAATACgcacagcaattttgctgcacggCTTGCCTGCCTCCCCTCCCGCCTTCCCTAAAACtgccactaacaactacatctcccagaacgCAATGTCTTCAATtactagccctgttgtctttgcagccaatcacagtaagaataagacaaattcgaagctacacaggttgaagcttAAACACCCCAGttcagctacaaatccaactggaaccattgtcagaggcaaccactaaaaaaaggtgcctataatattaaacaaactattTTATAACGTATTATTGCATTTCCTTATTGTATGTATCTGTATGGCTTCATAATTAAGttgtaacatgttcactgagtttaagaatgtaatgttaaaatataactaacgtaattaatttgcagaatCAGTGTGATGCCGCGAAAAAATGCGCTGAACTTTATtgaacacacgcgtggttgtacagtagttcaaattaacattgcagttaaaatggaaggctctttttaatgcctacccaATTACGATTAAAgagtgtacagtatttatcgaaacccctgaaaatacattttactcaagataagttactcccagacccaaaaccttatccgGAGCGCTGGTCTGATATTTTTTGTAGTACTGTTCCCTCCatttcttatttatatttatatcaacatgtattgttttatttattttaaatgtatattcaaGATGTTTTACTTGTATATAATGTTCTTCCGTTGTATTACTCTGGGGATATAATTGTAGCCCATATACGGCTTGCAGATAGATTGATCCTGCACTAAACGGCCGTTTCGAGAGCACATAAAGCTGCTGTGCAGACTAACCAGAACACCAATGACCACGACCAATAACAACATGCTgctgtgttaaataaaacacaagaacagGAAAGCTAGTGTCACAAATCATAGCCTGTCGTTTAGAATTAGTATTAACTGCTCAAACTGCAGCACCCGGGATGTtacaaaaatcaaatcaaatgatAACAAAACAGATCTTAAAACTAAAGGTTACACTTAAAATCAACGACAGCTATTTGCTAATTTGTTACAAATGTCTGTTGTAACACCAGCTAAATATTTACTTATCCTTTTAAAATCAACATGCACAGTAGCACGTGTTACTGTGATTCAACTAGTAAAGTGTTGAGCAATCAATCAAACACATACACTCAAACTTAACATAAGTATAGGTTATTATACCAATTATATCACGGAATAAACGCAATTTGTAATGTAATTGGATTGCATATTTGAGTAGGTTTACGCGAATATCCCATGAGATTGGAAACGTTTATAAGAGGTAACTTGTTTCAGTAAAGCTTTCGTGGAAGAATGTTAATGCAGCTATCTGCAGAATATCTAAATTATAGGCATGTTATGAGAACGTGGCAGTAACATAATTTGACACTGTAAAATACACAATTCAGCCTATCGCAGTTTGCATTGTTACTATATAGTTTTATTGCATATTCCATATTAAAATGGTTCTGAAATGTCATGAAATGCGTAGTATTTCTCCATGAGTTCATTGACTGCGACACGTGACTTTGTTACACCTGTTATTTTTATTAGGTTAGAATGAATATGTGTAAATAATTAAAGTGAAAGCCGATGGATCCATAAGCATTTTACCGTTTCAATCtgctttgaaaaaacaaatagcGTGCCCAAGCCTGTTTGCTTCGACAGCGGAAAGTACTGGTAGTGTGTAATAAGCTTGACTGGCGAAGCTGTGCGATTCAGAGCGAGCGATCCGTTTTCAATAGGGCCAGGAGAGTCCTCGCCACAGCCACCCCGTCCCAGCATATTGGAACAATCATGTCAATTAGTGCAGGTCGCAAGCTGCAAGATCTCGGGTTAGTAGTGGGAGGTTGTGCAAATAGGGTCCAGCTATTAGAAGAAACGCGATCTCCATTCATCAGAGTTGTAATAATCACCGCTCAGACTGCTTACACGGGCCTGGCGAAGCTCTGATCAAAATGATCCGTGGAAACAAGGAGTTTACAAATATTGTCAACCGAGACGTGTACCTTGATTTAGTCTGTCATCCCAGGGCCTGCCGTGCAGAACGCTATTGAATCTGATGTGGGGATTTAGAGATTGCTCTGGGCCTGACAACCggcagagggggaggggaggggaggggaggggaggggatcaTTTGACAGTAATACAAACTAGAAATGCACATTTAAAAGTGTAAAATTGTTTGTTAAACGCATGTGGAAAAAGCAGCCTATATTTATATGGCAAAATGTGTAGGTATAAGTgcacacacttttttcttttctttaagcaATAGACTATTTACTTATTTTTCACACCTTTTAAtcgtgctttaaaaaaacaaatacataaaaataaataaaaaataaaaaatataacaaataaaaacctaacctaaccaaaacaaatacatacatacatacagacataaatacatacatagacaAATAAATAACGTTTCAATAAAAATAACGTTTTAATAAATAGGGGTCGGGATTAATTGTATATCGATAATGTATTTTGAATCCAATAATTCGCTTacagagaaatatatataaataaatacagatacatACATATAGACATTTCTTTGCTGTTTATGGAGGGAGATTTCGAAATATTataacattcaaataaataaatctgttttatacAAATCGCCCCTTTATCAGTAAAATATGTGAAGAGCTGCCTATATTGGTTTATAATTTCTTCACTACTCCGCTCAACACTGACTCCTGTAATTAATTATCTAAAAATATAAACACTATTTTCACGTCGGTGGAGAGGAGGAACGCTAGGCCTCTGTTGtgtaaaatattgattttgtttttctctaGAGAAAACGAAGAAGCCCGAACTTAACACCGAGCTGAAGAAACGTACTCTATATTTAAGAGCTGGTAACGGGGGCGTGCACGGGGAGGCAAGCAGGAgcactggcccctccaataatcatctcgcaaatattgatttctgcttatcaaTGTATTGCGTTTGCTCTTTCTGTCACTGACGCTCACAAACTGAACGTATTTGCTCATAACGTGCAGTTATGGACGTGCGTGTACTCGGTTTGCACACGTTCCTCTATAACGTGCAGTTAAGGACTGGCGCGTGTGTCCCCTGAATGTTTGAGCCCAGCAGCAGTAGTACAATTGGTGGAAAAGccgcacattttttaattatgctattttatgctaaactgaaaacCGGAAGACTGTTAATACACTAAAGGGAAAGCACCTGTGAAGCTGAATCGAGAATTCCAGtgcagagttcctgaaatgcaCTACGATTTGTTGCTTTATTTATTCAGTTGTTTTGTAATACAGGTTCTATTGTTTTTACATGAACCTTTGCAGCATTCTCTTTAGTAACTTCAATATTTCCTTGTATTCATAGTAGGCATATGCTGTAACAGTAACTTAAAACAAAGGCATAGAATGAACAGCATCGGGTTTTGCCGTAACTCATTTAAAGAGGTTTTAACGAGACAGGCTATCTcagtggctttttttttatttgctgttatTAAGTTACAACCGTATGTCTGTTTAGTGCAATACACACACTaccaaaataattggacacttaCTAGAAACATATATGGCACTTCTAGCTTTAAATCGCTTTATGTGGTGTGCATACTTACTTGCCTTACACCATATGGCTAAGAAACACAACAATGAGGCATGTCCTGCTGATGAGGTTTGAATTACCAAggccaaaaaaataaagagcGAATAAAAACTAGCGGATGGTGTTTACACTGCCCGGTGTTGTGTAATATTCTGCATCCCATGCAATTCTGCATCCCCTGCTGATTGTACCACATGCAGTCAGGTGGTCTGGCGATTCGTCTTCCGCACTTTCGCCACGGTTTGTTGTGTTGAAAGCCTGAAGTGttctaatgttaaggttaggttaagggtgagggttagtctatgTTTGCATGTTTTTTACTAATCAAAAACCACTTCATTACATAGAGTACAATCAGCAGGGGATGCAGAGTTTTATGGGATGCAGAATATTACACAACACCGGCGCTATGATTTACTGGCCCCCTGTtaagaagcccccccccccccccccccaaaaaaaaaaaaaaaagaagaaaaaacgcgCAACGCTGCTGCAGCGtaacctaaagaaaaccttttgaacaTAAATACAttagcagcaaaatctgaatctcACGAAAACGACGTTACTTTGGATCTCtatgaacaagacagtaatcaatcataTCCAAAAATTTCAATAAATCAATTGTTAACAAGATGAATCAATATGATTAATAAATAACTCGacttagttaatattgaaacatattaatagagtcaaattagtcacaaaacgtattaatcataggcattaACTGGACGTTTTGATTAATGTTCTAGCATCATGACTGACAgcgatttggggatgctgtttgggtttgttgtgatgtttttttttttttttttccagacagaAAGTTCCAAGCAATAGTTATatataataaactataacattaatattatgggtcacatatatatatatatatatatatatatatatatatatatatatatatatatatataaaatgtacagtacagaccatcgtaagTCGCGACTACGTTTATTGTATGTTGCCAGTATATCCCATGTACAGCtgtaattgatctattaaaatacaatgaattagcagtacagctatggccaaaagttttgcatctccgtattaaataattttgtttcGGAGTccaatgaagcctgctgaatatgttacgttaacatattgaattaaataacgctttgtagttttccatatacttaaaaaaaaaaatgacaacaatttaaaaaaatggaaattttgaaatccaacatgaaatacacTGTATAATGGCTATAATGGCTTTCGTTAGGCTTTTGCGAtatcgttctgtagtttctttgattacatgatgttaaataaaaaaaatgtaggtgatgtaaaacttttgtccatagctgtacccGTTCTGCCATATTTCACGTGTGGAACTGCTCCTGGAGCACACCGGGCTGTTCGGCCGAACAAGCAGAACCCGTTACACGGCAGGAGGGTGGGACGGTTTCGCCAAATCAGATTGTCCAGTTCTGTTCGGTCTCATGAAATTACGCCTTTAGTATCACATCTCCTCAGAGCAATCAAATAACCTTAACAGTGATCTCTTGCCAGAGCGTTCGCTCCAGATAGAAACTTGTCAGCTGTGATTTCCAAATTTGGACTCTATGCCCTGTGGAAGTTGTGTTTCCCCCCCCGGCCCAGACGCCGGCAGAGCGTGTTTATTGTTCTAGTGGGAAATCATAACTACCCACGCGACGTGGAgtttaaaacacacaataaaaactcCCTGTCTGCAATCTCGGAGAATTGTGCAGAAACAACTCTGCAGCCGACAGCCGACAGGCGACAGGCGACAGGCTGCAGGCAGCGTGTTGGGTGTTGCTGAATTTTGtttcttttgggtttttttattgACATGAAGCAAAAAGCAACACGCACAGTATATCATTTTCCAAGTTTAATTGATTATGAAACTATAATCCAGGTCAGAAAAGTTGAGCTCCTAAATTCAAAATGCAGgcgaatgttttttaaattatgtttacatATCAGTAATTTACAACAGGTTATTagctgcatacatacatacatctacTTTATATACATAAATTAAAACGGTGACATAAAATGTAATTGGAGACGGAATCCGGGCTTTAGACTGTGTTACTTTTTAGTGACTGTTGTACTCACGTGCGGGGTTGTGCGTAGCGCGTTTTGATACCTGTCCAATTGGGATGCGCGCACTGCCGTAAACAACATCCAAGTGAATGTAGCAGGTACATCTCCCTCGGGCAAAGGTAAAAGCAGCAGCTGCTCTCTCATCAAGGGCACGTCTTGATTAATGCAGCCATAAGACCCGAGAGATAAAAGCAAGCCAGGTATCCTGAAATCaactttaccaaaaaaaaaaaaaaaaaaaaaaaaaaaacaggacacctTTTATCTCTTGCCATCTTCTCCCCCCTTCTTTTAAAGAAACATCAGCGAcgtattttgtataatttaataaCCCATATCTTTGTTCATCTTGTGGTCTGGTACAGTATTATTAAACGCGCTAGGCGAAGATGAAAGTGTATACTCGGCTGCAAGTAagattcataaaaaataaaaaaaaataatgacactAACTGTAACATGCAGAACTTTTTAATATTATAATTTACAATTTGCTAACAAGTtaacaaaaaatgtttaaacaagttattctttttttaattgtcaagCCTTTTTTCGGGCACGATTTCTTATATATCCATAGAGGAATACACTACCTCTGCGTACAATTAAAACGGCACCTTCAGTCCATTTTACCAACGCGATAGCATTACTAAAAGATGGATAGACTAGAACTTGGACGGttgatacaaaaaaagaaaaacgctaAATCCCTACGAGCCGCAAGATTAAATATGGATTTCACAATGTTGAATCGTTAAAAGACGCGTCTGGCTTGTTTCTCTTTTGGATAAACCAGTCGTTATTTTTCCTTTTGAAAATAAGCGACTGAAAGGGGCTCCTTGTCACTTCCCAAACGTGATCTTTTCTCTCTCCTCTGGATATCTGAGCATTGACGTGAGTTTGCCGGGATCGCAGATCAGAAGGGTTATTTTCTACTGTATAAAACATCAGGACTGTTTCTAGAAGTGGGATAACAACCCAAAGACTTTTGTTTATGCAATATTGTCATTTGCATCCTAAACCAGAATTGTAAAAAACGTTCTGTTTTATTATATAACAAAGAGCGTTGAGTCATAAAAATGTGaaaatctaaattaaataaaacagtacaattatatatatatatatatatatatatatatatatatatatatatatatatatatatatatatatatattgaagttaTCAACTGTTTTAATAAAGATATACATATATGAAGAGCATGTTTGGTTAATACCGTTTGCAGACCGTATAAGGTTATAAGTTTTCAGATGAAATacgtttaaaatacattttaaaaagtccagTCTATAAACGATGGTTattttttgtcatgttttttttttttttttttcagagcacaAATACGTGCAGGCCAATTAAATGCAGAGTTCAATAACAACCATATCAAAGAGAAACGTGTTAAAAACGCCTATAGAAACGTAGAAGTGTCTGAtgtgaatatgtttttgtttgtttattaatgaaaaatatggcagaaaaaaaatgttctcCCTGCGGCTTTTGAAGATACAAATATAGGCTATACTTTACTTGCCTTATAATTATGCTGTAATTATATTTAATGTCGAATCTGGGGGTGCAATGGAGTCCCAAAGCTAAACTGTATACGGACATCATTGAAAACGTGTAAGCATGCTCCGTTTAAAGAATGAAGGTGCTTTTACAAGAATGGTAACTTTGGCTTTGGTCAAGTGTGGCACGTGTGTGGTTGTATGAATGTACATACTGAGCTAATCTATGCACTGGCGCCACCCTATATTGAGGGGAAAGATGACTGCGCAGCGCCTCTCTGCTCTTTGGCTCTTCTGAGAGTCAATCAAAGTGGAAATTTCTCAAAGCCGTATGTCAAGCTGGGGGCGGGCTCTTAGTGTAGGAGAGCAATCTGTCAAGCCAGCCAGGGAGCAACCTCAAAGCGTATCGGGTTACTTGAATGACAGCGTAACCATGGCAAATAATTTGACTAAAACTATTGTCTTATCCTCACCATCCCCGGGTCAGATAACCAACCAATCACAGCCTACATAATCGCTTTTCTTGCCAGTTAgaataatattattaaaacaagcGAGAGAGTCTAGTCTTAGGAGTATGTTATGTTGAATCGGAATAGAAAAGGAGGTGAACGGCACTGGAAGTTGTAAAAGTTAGTGCTGTGATAACTAGAAGGGGATTGACATACAAAGTTGTTTTGAGTGGGACTTAAACCAGAGTTTTCGACCTCTTATCTGAAATATATCTCTCAGTGtggttttcttttaaacacagtTTGCTATCGCCGTGCAAAGGGGACTTACAGCGTTGATTCTTTTTGTGTGGTGGTCGCCAGGGTTGTGGATGTCTTAGTTTTAAAAGAAGAAGTATAAAACAGAAGAGGCGATCATGTCAATGCTTCCAACTTTTGGTTTTACTCAAGAGCAAGTTGCGTGTGTCTGCGAAGTGCTCCAACAGGGGGGCAACATAGAGCGCCTTGGCCGCTTTCTGTGGTCCCTACCAGCCTGCGAACACCTTCACAAGAACGAAAGCGTCCTGAAAGCCAAGGCCGTCGTGGCTTTCCACCGGGGCAATTTCAGAGAGCTGTACAAGAttctggagagccaccagttctCGCCACACAACCACCCCAAACTACAGCAGCTCTGGCTCAAAGCGCACTACGTCGAGGCTGAAAAGCTCCGGGGCCGCCCTCTAGGGGCAGTGGGGAAGTACCGTGTCCGCAGAAAGTTCCCGCTGCCCCGGTCCATCTGGGACGGCGAGGAGACCAGCTACTGCTTTAAAGAGAAGAGCCGGGGCGTTCTGAGGGAGTGGTACACCCACAACCCGTACCCGTCTCCGCGGGAGAAAAGGGAGCTAGCTGAAGCCACCGGCCTCACCACAACCCAAGTCAGCAACTGGTTCAAAAATAGAAGACAGAGGGACCGAGCAGCAGAAGCCAAAGAAAGGTACGAGTAAGTAAACATTGTTAGGGTTCttgttttctt encodes:
- the LOC117403376 gene encoding homeobox protein SIX2 isoform X1 — translated: MSMLPTFGFTQEQVACVCEVLQQGGNIERLGRFLWSLPACEHLHKNESVLKAKAVVAFHRGNFRELYKILESHQFSPHNHPKLQQLWLKAHYVEAEKLRGRPLGAVGKYRVRRKFPLPRSIWDGEETSYCFKEKSRGVLREWYTHNPYPSPREKRELAEATGLTTTQVSNWFKNRRQRDRAAEAKERYEENNENSNSSSHHPLTSSMNGNKSILGSSDDEKTPSGTPDHTSSSPALLLTSNSGLQPLHGLAPPQGPSAIPVSSADAMHHHHLHDVILNPMSSNLVDLGS
- the LOC117403376 gene encoding homeobox protein SIX2 isoform X2, translating into MSMLPTFGFTQEQVACVCEVLQQGGNIERLGRFLWSLPACEHLHKNESVLKAKAVVAFHRGNFRELYKILESHQFSPHNHPKLQQLWLKAHYVEAEKLRGRPLGAVGKYRVRRKFPLPRSIWDGEETSYCFKEKSRGVLREWYTHNPYPSPREKRELAEATGLTTTQVSNWFKNRRQRDRAAEAKERENNENSNSSSHHPLTSSMNGNKSILGSSDDEKTPSGTPDHTSSSPALLLTSNSGLQPLHGLAPPQGPSAIPVSSADAMHHHHLHDVILNPMSSNLVDLGS